A single Bufo bufo chromosome 6, aBufBuf1.1, whole genome shotgun sequence DNA region contains:
- the LOC121004490 gene encoding zinc finger protein with KRAB and SCAN domains 8-like: MMEDHRPLTPTVKEEIRTPERCPSPLLPQDGFEEHYNVPQYDQVYGDKDIMMEDRRLLTSPVKEEIRTPERCPSPLLPQDGFEEHYNVPQYDQVYGDKDIMMEDHRPLTPKVKKERRTSERCPSPLLPQDGFEEHYNVPQYDQVDGDKDIMMEDHRPLTPTVKKERRTSERCPSPLLPQDGSEEHHNIPPDDQVLNPSEDLNIIYVTETDVKGDEQNIEDIPTDNRPDDCTRSSDEHWITLALDATAHDSTQATYEAIPSALHSQDLSFDIFPQVQSSDSSQTVTQNKSGRSSDARADTKIKLFSCSECGESFNHELELLQHERSHTDEKPFSCSQCGKRFAFKKTLVAHEKMHIEEKAQRSHTGNKPVSCPECGKIFLRKSNLLKHQRIHTGEKPFSCSECGKLFINKSNLITHQRIHTGVRPYVCSECGKCFTQKSDLVRHWRIHTGEKPYLCSVCGKYFSRKTYLFDHQKTFHNGKSHL, encoded by the exons atgatggaggatcaccggcctCTCACACCaacag ttaaggaagagataagaacaccggagagatgtcccagtcctcttcttccacaggatggttTTGAAGAACATTACAATGTCCCACAGTATGATCAAGTATATGGAGATAAGGACATTATGATGGAGGATCGCCgcctcctcacatcaccag ttaaggaagagataagaacaccggagagatgtcccagtcctcttcttccacaggatggttTTGAAGAACATTACAATGTCCCACAGTATGATCAAGTATATGGAGATAAGGACAttatgatggaggatcaccggcccctcacacctaaag TTAAGAAAGAGAGAAGAACatcggagagatgtcccagtcctcttcttccacaggatggttTTGAAGAACATTACAATGTCCCACAgtatgatcaggtagatggagataaggacatcatgatggaggatcaccggcccctcacaccaacag ttaagAAAGAGAGAAGAACatcggagagatgtcccagtcctcttcttccacaggatgggtcagaagaacatcacaatatCCCACCAGATGATCAG GTTCTGAATCCGAGTGAAGATCTGAACATTATATAtgttacagagacagatgtgaaggGTGATGAGCAGAAtatagaggacattcctacagataaccgcccag atgactgtaccaggagCTCAGATGAACATTGGATTACATTAGCTTTGGATGCAACTGCTCATGATAGTACCCAAGCAACATAtgaagctataccctcagcccttCACAGCCAAGATCTTTCATTTGATATATTTCCGCAGGTAcaatcttctgattcatcacagactgtaaCTCAAAATAAAAGTGGTAGAAGTTCTGACGCGAGAGCTGACACGAAGATTAAGttgttttcatgttcagaatgcggaGAATCGTTTAACCATGAATTAGAACTTCTTCAACATGAGAGAAGCCACACAGacgagaagccgttttcatgttcgcAATGTGGGAAACGTTTTGCTTTCAAAAAAACTCTTGTTGCTCATGAAAAGATGCACATTGAAGAGAAGGCACAGAGGAGTCACACAGGGAACAAGCCTgtctcatgtcctgaatgtgggaaaatTTTTCTCAGAAAATCAAATCttcttaaacatcagagaattcacacaggagagaagccgttttcatgttctgaatgtgggaaattaTTTATCAATAAATCAAATCttattacacatcagagaattcacacaggggtgaGGCCATAtgtgtgttcagaatgtgggaaatgttttactcagaaatcgGATCTTGTTAGACATTGGAGAATTCACACAGGCGAGAAGCCATATTTGTGTTCAGTATGCGGAAAATATTTTTCTCGGAAAACATATCTTTTTGATCATCAGAAAACCTTTCACAATGGAAAAAGTCATTTATGA